A segment of the Gallaecimonas xiamenensis 3-C-1 genome:
TCGCCCTGGATAAGGGCGTCATCGATACCGGTGCGGTACTTTTGGAAGCTGTCGATATCGCTTTGCAGGAAAACGCTGCGGTTGTAGTCGAGGTTTTCCAAGAAGCGGTCGAAGATCTCCCCGGACAGGGTGTCGTCCAGGGAGAAATGCTTGTAGTGGGAGCGCCGCAGCAAGGTGGTGATCCGTTTGGTAGCGGTGGCGTGCTGGGCTTCGGGGGCCAACTTGGGCAATTCCCCTATGCCCTGGCTGGGCTCGACGCCATAACTGAGCGCCGATACAACGGCTGCCGCCAGCGCGGCCATTCGAATCACCTTAACCATGCGTTACTCCCCCTTGGCGGCAATCAGGTGCTCGCCTTTAACGTGCATGACCATGCCGGTCACCAGTTGTACTTGCACTGAATCCTTGTCCACGGCCACAACGGTACCGGGCAGCGGCCTTTGGCCACCTACCACGCGCACGGCATCGCCTATTTTCAGGCCGTTGATGTCCAGGCGCGGCGCTTTGCCTTTAGGTTTGACCCTAGCGGCCGGGTTTGGTTTACGGGCACCTTTTTCAGCCGGTTTTTTGTAAGGCTTCTTGTCAGGGTCAACGCCAGCCTTGCGCATGGACTCATGCAGGTTGGTCTTGGCGTGTTCGGCTTCGCCGTCGCTGACCACGGAGCTTTCGCCGCCGTCCAGGTCGACACGGGCCACACCGGCCTTGACCGAACGCAGGTAGCGCCAGGCATTGGTGTAGTGGCGCAGGGCCACCCGCAGTTGGGTCTTGGAGACCCGCTCGTCAGCGTCCAGACGCGCAGCCAGATCCTGGAAGATACCGATTTTCAGCGGCTTAGCTTCACCTTCCTGGGTAAAGCAAGCGGGAAAGGTTTCAACCAGGAAGGCGATCACGGCCTTAGTGTCGGGAAGTTTGATCGAGCTTTCAGTTTGTTCCATGAGAATTCCTTTGCCAGATACACGGGCCTTGGGGCCTGCGCGTAGAGGCGTATTTTAAAAGGACTGGCGGCTTATTTGCCAGTCTTGCCGAGGGCTTGGCCCAGGGCAGCTACCAGGGCATCGAGACCCGCTTCGTCTTCGGCGTCAAAGCGGTTGAACGACGGCGAGTCGATATCCAAGACGCCGATGATATCGCCGTCCACCACCAGGGGCACTACTATCTCGGAATTGGAGGCGCCATCGCAGGCGATATGGCCGGGAAATGCGTGGACATCGGCAACCCTCTGGGTGGCCTTTTCGGCCACGGCCGTGCCGCAGACCCCTTTACCCACGGGAATGCGCACACAAGCCGCCTTACCCTGGAAGGGGCCCAACACCAGAGTGTCGCCCTGCAACAGGTAAAAACCCACCCAGTTGAGGTCGGTCAATTGTTCATTGAGAAGGGCGCTGATGTTGGCGAGGTTGGCGATCCGGTCCGGCTCGCCTGCGATAAGCCCTAGGCTCATCTGGGTCAGTTCGGCGTAAAACGCAGCTTTATTGCTCATAGATCTTCAGTGTTTGCCTGACGGCCATTGTAAAGGTGTCGGTATAACTTACCGGCTAAGGCCCTGTCCAGCATTGCGTTGCCGGACAGAGGCCCAAATGCGACAACAGCCGTCAGTCCTTGAGGGCAAATCGGGCCGAGATACTGGCCCGCACGTCCATCTCGCCGGCGGTTTGCACCGCCGCCCCTTTGGCTTCCAGGGTCTGGGTGCGCATGTACATTACAGGGGGCTGGTATCCGCCCTGCTCGTCCACGCTCACCAGTTTACCCAGTTCGGCGTCCCCTGCTTCGGCCAGCAATTTGGCCTTGGTACGGGCATGGCGCACGGCGTCGGCCAACAGTTCCTGGTAGAGCTGGTCCTGCTGGGAATAACCCAGTTGGCCCTGGCCCACCTGGTCGGCCTTGGCTTCAACGGCGGCCTTGAGCACCTTGGGATAAAGGGCAAAGCCGTGGACAGTGATCTGATAGCGCTGCTGGGCACGCAGGCCTGTCATCTTGTCCTTGTCGTAGCGAGGAAATACCTCAAAGCGATGGCCCTGAATGTCCTTGTCGGCGATACCCAGGGCGCCAAGCTTGGCCAAAAAGGGCGCCGCCTTGGTTTCAATTTCCTTGAGCAGCTGGTCGGCGTCCTGCCCTTCGGCGCTAAAGGCCACCGAAAAGCTGACCTGGTCCGGTACCACACTGCGGGTCGCTTCCCCTTGCACAGACACATACCTGTCCATGGCCATGCCCAGGGGGCTGGCCGCTGCCAACATCAATGCCAACGCTTTGATTTTCATTAGGTCTCCTTTTTGGCCTTAGGCGCTTTGGGCGCTGTTGCCTTGCCTTTGAGGGCCGCCATCAGGGCGTCCTTCTCGGTGGCCAGGAACAGGCCCAATTGCTCCCTGGCTTCCTCATCCAGATTGACCGGGGCTTGTTCCAGCAAGGTGGCCAAGGCTTCGGCGCTGTCGAGCAGCTTGTCGTAAGCATCGGCTTCCTGTTTGCTGGTGAAGGTCATTTTCTCTATCCCCTTTCGTACCACGACGTATTGAATAACGACGGCCATGATGACTCCTGATTGACTGTACGCTTATACAGTATCCTATCCAGTAGTCGAGGTCACGTCCTCAATGGGTGGCCCATAAAGGGTAAGATGCAGTATCACATGGCTTTATGAGGCACAAATGAACAAACCCCGACTCTGGTATGGCTACGATCCCATGTGTAGCTGGTGCTGGGCCTTCAGGCCGGCCTTAGCCGAGCTGGAAGCTGCCCTGGCGGCCTTGGATGTGCAGCTGACCCCTATCCTAGGCGGCCTGGCGCCGGACAGCGACCAGCCCATGGCAGAGGCCATGGCCCAGCATCTGCAACAGATCTGGCGCCACATCCAGGGGCAGCTGGGCACCGAGTTCAATTTTGCCTTCTGGCAAGACTGCCAACCCAGGCGCTCTACCTACCCCGCTTGCCGCGCTGCCCTCTTGGCCAGGGACCAGGGCCTGGAAGCCCAGATGACCCTGGCCATCCAAAAGGCCTATTACCTGGAGGCGAAAAACCCCTCGGACACCGAGGTGCTGGCCGCCTTGGCAGCCGCCCTTGGCATGGATAAAGGCGCCTTTATCGGCGCCCTTGACAGCGAAGCCACTCGCCAACGGCTGTTGGCAGAAATTGCCAAGGCCCGCCACCTTGGGATCAGCGGCTTTCCGTCCCTGATCCTTGAATCCCATGGTGTTTTTACACCGATCGCCGTGGATCACCGGGCCGCCGGTCCCATGCTGGCTGCCATCAGGCAGCAACTGTAAAAAAGCCGCCCAAGGGCGGCTTTTTCATGCTTCTAAGGCTTCCTGGGGAACCCGTACCCAGCCTTCCATCAGGATGCGGGCGCTGCGGCTCATCACCGCCTGGGTCACCGTCCATTGGCCGTCCAGGTACTGGGCACCGGCCCCCACCCGCAAGGTGCCGGAGGGGTGGCCAAAACGCACCGCCTGGCGCTCACCGCCACCGGCCGCCTCGCTGACCAGGGTGCCGGGAATGGCCGCCGCCGTGGCGATGGCCACCGCCGCCGTCCCCATCATGGCGTGGTGCAATTTGCCCATGCTCATGGCCCGTACCAAGAGATCGATATCCGCTGCGGCAACCTGCTTGCCGCTGGAGGCCTGG
Coding sequences within it:
- the proQ gene encoding RNA chaperone ProQ; this translates as MEQTESSIKLPDTKAVIAFLVETFPACFTQEGEAKPLKIGIFQDLAARLDADERVSKTQLRVALRHYTNAWRYLRSVKAGVARVDLDGGESSVVSDGEAEHAKTNLHESMRKAGVDPDKKPYKKPAEKGARKPNPAARVKPKGKAPRLDINGLKIGDAVRVVGGQRPLPGTVVAVDKDSVQVQLVTGMVMHVKGEHLIAAKGE
- a CDS encoding GAF domain-containing protein, with the translated sequence MSNKAAFYAELTQMSLGLIAGEPDRIANLANISALLNEQLTDLNWVGFYLLQGDTLVLGPFQGKAACVRIPVGKGVCGTAVAEKATQRVADVHAFPGHIACDGASNSEIVVPLVVDGDIIGVLDIDSPSFNRFDAEDEAGLDALVAALGQALGKTGK
- a CDS encoding SIMPL domain-containing protein; this translates as MKIKALALMLAAASPLGMAMDRYVSVQGEATRSVVPDQVSFSVAFSAEGQDADQLLKEIETKAAPFLAKLGALGIADKDIQGHRFEVFPRYDKDKMTGLRAQQRYQITVHGFALYPKVLKAAVEAKADQVGQGQLGYSQQDQLYQELLADAVRHARTKAKLLAEAGDAELGKLVSVDEQGGYQPPVMYMRTQTLEAKGAAVQTAGEMDVRASISARFALKD
- a CDS encoding YebG family protein; this encodes MAVVIQYVVVRKGIEKMTFTSKQEADAYDKLLDSAEALATLLEQAPVNLDEEAREQLGLFLATEKDALMAALKGKATAPKAPKAKKET
- a CDS encoding DsbA family protein; this encodes MNKPRLWYGYDPMCSWCWAFRPALAELEAALAALDVQLTPILGGLAPDSDQPMAEAMAQHLQQIWRHIQGQLGTEFNFAFWQDCQPRRSTYPACRAALLARDQGLEAQMTLAIQKAYYLEAKNPSDTEVLAALAAALGMDKGAFIGALDSEATRQRLLAEIAKARHLGISGFPSLILESHGVFTPIAVDHRAAGPMLAAIRQQL